The following coding sequences are from one Hydra vulgaris chromosome 04, alternate assembly HydraT2T_AEP window:
- the LOC136079466 gene encoding 52 kDa repressor of the inhibitor of the protein kinase-like — protein MFIPNEDYIFLKDSGRQFRYLWLKEFSWLRYSKSTDGAFCLSCVLFGIKFKQRSQAREYSKCGTGCFNKLLNFAVRNGNDVFGSHLNNCSKNASYISKTSQNEIIKCCGEEISESILSEVRKNVFFSIIADAACDSSTKEQISLVLQFVDSDFNIREDFIQFIHCSEGVKGKDLMGQGYDGASSVSGYINGLSAPVLNINSKALYTHCHSHRLNLSVCESCNVQLVSEVFNKVRELSYFFNYSENRQKFLEASILEREPQTHKKKLKDICRTRWIERIDGLNTFLEHYLSIFHALCIMASPESSVNKDTQNKSSTFLNSIGTFQFVFTLVVTTRVFDFTLPVTRLLQSKTIDILDGLHLITALKNTFISVRNDIDSFHNNCYEAACLLSSKAEIFVLKPRTCSIQKNRFNVPSESVSEYFKRAVTIPLIDHVSTSISTRFKSETVAAYKGLSIIPFNIISFLKRPKTQLCWRKQFEIFYDFYINDFPNISALNGELVLWEKYWESFSGTIPDNISLTLKSISFPGFENIRIALRILGTLPVTSCECERSFSVMRRLKDYMRTTMSEDRLNGLALMYIHQEIVPCIDNVINRFSIKNRRLDFND, from the exons atgtttattccTAATGAAGATTACATTTTCCTAAAAGATTCTGGTCGTCAGTTTAGATATCTTTGGTTGAAAGAGTTTTCTTGGCTGAGATATTCTAAAAGTACTGATGGTGCATTTTGTTTGTCTTGTGTATTATTTGGCATTAAATTCAAACAAAGATCAC AGGCTAGAGAATATTCGAAATGTGGAACTggttgttttaataaacttttaaattttgctgtaCGCAATGGAAATGATGTTTTTGGCTCTCATCTTAATAACTGTTCAAAGAATGCCTCCTACATTTCGAAGACTTcacaaaatgaaattattaaatgctGTGGTGAAGAAATTAGTGAATCTATACTATCTGAAGTtcgcaaaaatgtttttttttcaataattgcaGATGCAGCCTGTGACTCATCTACTAAAGAGCAAATTTCATTAGTTTTACAATTTGTTGATAGTGATTTCAATATCAGAGAAgactttattcaatttattcatTGTAGTGAAGGAGTTAAAGGAAAAGatttaat GGGTCAGGGATATGATGGAGCCAGTTCTGTCTCTGGGTATATAAATGGTCTTTCTGCTCCGGTtcttaatataaattcaaaggCTTTGTATACACATTGTCATAGCCATCGACTGAACTTATCAGTTTGTGAATCGTGTAATGTCCAATTAGTTTCagaggtttttaataaagttcgcgaactttcttatttttttaattattcagaaaatagacaaaagtttttagaagCTAGCATTTTAGAGCGTGAACCTCAaacgcataaaaaaaaattaaaagatatctGTAGAACTAGATGGATTGAGCGTATAGATGGTTTAAACACTTTTCTTGAgcattatttatctattttccATGCTTTATGTATCATGGCTTCCCCTGAGAGTTCTGTTAACAAAGACACACAAAACAAatcttctacttttttaaattccattgGCACTTTTCAGTTTGTCTTTACTTTAGTTGTGACAACACGTGTCTTTGATTTTACTTTACCTGTTACTCGGTTGCTGCAATCAAAAACTATTGATATCTTAGACGGTTTGCATCTTATTACAGctcttaaaaatacatttatttccGTCAGAAATGATATAGATAGTTTTCATAATAACTGCTATGAAGCAGCATGTTTGCTTTCAAGTAAAgctgaaatttttgttttgaaaccaAGAACCTGTTCTATtcaaaaaaatcgttttaatGTTCCATCAGAGTCTGTTTCAGAATACTTTAAAAGAGCTGTTACTATCCCTCTTATAGATCATGTATCTACATCTATATCTACAAGATTTAAATCAGAAACTGTAGCTGCATATAAAGGGTTATCAATTATtccatttaatattatttcttttcttaaaagaCCCAAAACCCAATTGTGTTGGAGGAAGCAGTTTGAAATATtctatgatttttatataaatgatttccCTAATATCAGTGCCTTGAATGGGGAACTAGTTCTTTGGGAAAAATACTGGGAAAGTTTCTCTGGGACTATTCCTGACAATATATCTTTAACTCTTAAATCAATATCATTTCCtggatttgaaaatattaggatAGCTTTAAGGATACTTGGGACACTTCCTGTTACTTCATGTGAGTGTGAGAGGAGTTTTTCTGTTATGCGTC